The following proteins come from a genomic window of Methanobacterium sp.:
- a CDS encoding CRISPR-associated protein Cas4: MPKTRSKPHPDISQVMIMDGQNNFPISWLNKQGYCEYSIYLENVKGIQMQPTLDMVVGTKEHARLEEDFKKDAKPATFEEMLETSKTTEILSRELPVLSVHYGVRGYIDEVWMTPDEFIIIDDKPGTQAFASSINQVYGYCLAFKDTIKPFKNIIGAKRGITAALRQRGTDNIFWSAYFDNKAESVIINLINRVQNLISGNEEFVPTQNPRKCRSCRFKRKCDKRALP; this comes from the coding sequence CAGATCAAAACCCCATCCTGACATATCTCAAGTAATGATAATGGATGGGCAAAATAACTTCCCAATTAGCTGGTTGAATAAACAGGGATACTGTGAGTACAGTATATATCTAGAAAATGTAAAGGGTATTCAAATGCAACCCACCCTAGACATGGTGGTTGGAACAAAAGAACACGCTCGTTTAGAGGAGGATTTTAAAAAAGATGCAAAGCCGGCTACATTTGAAGAGATGTTAGAGACTTCAAAAACAACTGAAATATTGTCAAGAGAACTGCCAGTTCTTTCAGTTCATTATGGTGTTAGGGGTTATATTGATGAAGTATGGATGACTCCAGATGAATTCATCATTATAGACGATAAACCTGGCACTCAAGCGTTTGCTTCATCAATCAACCAAGTTTATGGTTATTGTCTGGCATTTAAGGACACGATAAAGCCATTTAAGAATATAATAGGGGCAAAAAGGGGAATCACAGCTGCTTTAAGGCAGAGAGGAACTGATAACATTTTTTGGTCAGCATACTTCGATAATAAGGCAGAATCAGTTATAATTAACCTCATTAACCGGGTTCAAAACTTGATCTCTGGTAACGAAGAGTTTGTGCCAACTCAAAATCCCAGAAAATGCCGTAGTTGCCGTTTTAAAAGAAAATGTGACAAAAGAGCGTTACCCTGA